One genomic window of Paenibacillus xylanilyticus includes the following:
- a CDS encoding helix-turn-helix domain-containing protein — MLTLLSCGYRTIHHEGIVRNRPNGSENYTFVFFNSRAEVRLHDNTSTVEKNTFILFQPQTPHYYRELESPFINDWFHCNGSDFHEFLLSIQFPVDTLIEASDPLLISRSIVELQKCLRLDGKLRERIIDCDLRSFFMKLSDLRARTALHQLSRYYIQFTELRNDIYRSPQQKLTVTEQASRLNMSKSYFQHIYKELFGCSVMTDMIHARLDHAKYLLDHSELSVNQIAYACGYENDTHFMRQFKKFVGVSPRKYRFRIEPS, encoded by the coding sequence ATGCTTACGTTACTTTCTTGCGGTTATCGTACCATTCACCATGAAGGGATTGTGAGAAACCGGCCAAATGGTTCGGAAAATTACACCTTTGTGTTTTTTAACAGCAGAGCAGAAGTAAGATTGCATGACAACACAAGCACGGTGGAGAAGAATACCTTCATTTTGTTTCAACCTCAAACGCCTCATTATTACCGTGAGCTGGAGAGTCCATTTATTAACGATTGGTTCCACTGTAACGGCAGCGATTTCCACGAATTTCTCCTAAGTATTCAATTTCCTGTGGACACGCTTATTGAAGCTTCAGATCCCTTGTTGATCTCCAGAAGCATTGTGGAACTTCAGAAGTGCCTCAGATTGGATGGAAAGCTGCGTGAGCGTATTATCGATTGCGACCTTCGGTCTTTCTTCATGAAATTAAGTGACTTGCGAGCAAGAACTGCTCTCCACCAACTTAGCCGTTATTACATTCAATTTACAGAACTGCGCAACGACATCTATCGCTCTCCTCAGCAAAAACTAACCGTAACAGAACAAGCTTCACGATTAAATATGAGCAAATCCTACTTTCAACACATCTATAAAGAGCTATTTGGTTGTTCCGTAATGACGGATATGATTCATGCCCGGCTTGACCATGCCAAATATCTTTTGGATCACAGTGAGCTCTCCGTTAATCAGATTGCGTATGCATGTGGATATGAGAATGACACCCATTTTATGAGGCAGTTCAAAAAATTTGTTGGTGTTTCTCCCAGGAAATACAGATTCAGAATTGAGCCCAGTTGA
- a CDS encoding GNAT family N-acetyltransferase produces MRIDQVFEFEIGVELSEKIQALLIKSFPEVYPVDRIYFKQVPQFRFLAFNDENELVGQVGLDYRVMNLNGKRIRVLGVIDLCVSQNERSQGLGSKLLKEIDAFSIGRNIDFHLLFADNMALYLKHGYKKVENRVKWLKINDELQLTNGIGHEPISEIMIKEVSEMSWDEGELDLLGYLY; encoded by the coding sequence TTGAGAATAGATCAGGTATTTGAATTCGAAATTGGTGTGGAGCTTAGCGAGAAAATACAAGCGTTATTAATCAAAAGCTTTCCTGAAGTTTATCCTGTGGATCGAATTTACTTCAAGCAAGTACCGCAGTTTAGATTCTTGGCTTTTAACGATGAGAATGAACTCGTAGGGCAAGTGGGTCTGGATTACAGAGTGATGAATCTAAATGGTAAACGTATTAGAGTCCTTGGTGTGATTGATTTGTGCGTCTCACAAAACGAGCGTTCGCAAGGGCTGGGTTCCAAGCTGCTTAAGGAAATTGATGCATTCTCAATCGGTAGGAATATTGATTTTCATCTTCTGTTTGCAGATAACATGGCTTTGTATCTAAAGCATGGATATAAAAAAGTTGAAAATCGAGTAAAGTGGTTGAAGATTAATGATGAATTACAATTGACGAACGGAATAGGTCACGAGCCGATAAGCGAAATCATGATCAAGGAAGTAAGTGAGATGAGTTGGGATGAAGGGGAGCTGGACTTGCTAGGTTATCTTTATTAG
- a CDS encoding cupin domain-containing protein has protein sequence MAKHEEVKNGVIFPVGEKNEAFASYFVGQSYLQTLVADPKVNVGVGNVTFEPGCRNNWHIHRDGFQILLVTGGEGWYQEEGKSAQFLTAGDVMVTHDGVKHWHGAAKDSWFEHIAITAGTPEWLEPVTDEVYESATN, from the coding sequence ATGGCAAAACATGAAGAGGTAAAGAACGGCGTTATATTTCCGGTAGGAGAGAAGAATGAAGCTTTTGCATCATATTTTGTGGGACAGAGCTATCTTCAAACCTTGGTTGCAGATCCGAAAGTGAATGTTGGTGTAGGGAACGTGACCTTTGAGCCAGGCTGCCGAAACAACTGGCATATTCACCGTGACGGATTTCAGATACTGTTAGTTACCGGTGGGGAAGGGTGGTATCAGGAGGAAGGCAAATCTGCTCAATTCCTGACAGCCGGCGATGTTATGGTTACGCATGATGGTGTAAAACACTGGCATGGTGCCGCAAAAGACAGCTGGTTTGAACATATAGCGATTACTGCAGGTACACCTGAATGGCTAGAACCTGTTACGGATGAAGTTTACGAGAGTGCGACGAACTGA
- a CDS encoding carboxymuconolactone decarboxylase family protein → MDRIEKSKEKYQQLFGEGVPSSYETDPEFQDILSRFIFGEVFYQGALTDIQRELLTLVILTVNQTLPQLRAHVSAALNVGVNPLEIKEAVYQCAPYIGFPKTLNAIDEVNEVFRSRNIALPIESQSQVSEHSRLEKGLAVQIEIFGDVIEKMRASAPSNQKHIQEYLSAFCFGDFYTRDGLDLRIRELLTLAMVSALGGAEGQVKAHVQGNINVGNDKESLIAAITHCLPYIGFPRTLNALACINEVIPENEEQ, encoded by the coding sequence TTGGATCGAATTGAAAAGAGCAAGGAAAAATACCAACAACTATTTGGTGAGGGAGTACCTTCTTCCTATGAAACAGATCCTGAGTTTCAGGACATTCTAAGCCGTTTCATCTTTGGAGAAGTGTTCTATCAAGGTGCTCTGACGGACATTCAGCGGGAACTGCTAACCTTGGTAATCCTCACAGTCAACCAGACGTTACCTCAGCTCAGGGCCCATGTAAGTGCGGCATTGAATGTTGGAGTGAATCCGTTAGAAATTAAAGAGGCCGTTTACCAGTGTGCCCCATATATCGGTTTTCCGAAAACATTAAACGCCATTGATGAAGTGAATGAGGTGTTCAGATCCCGTAATATTGCACTGCCTATAGAAAGCCAAAGCCAGGTCTCAGAACATAGTCGTTTGGAAAAAGGGCTTGCTGTACAGATTGAGATTTTTGGTGATGTCATTGAAAAAATGAGAGCAAGCGCCCCTTCGAACCAGAAGCATATTCAGGAGTATCTTTCGGCTTTTTGCTTCGGTGATTTCTATACCCGTGACGGACTTGATTTGAGAATCCGGGAATTGTTAACACTGGCTATGGTCAGTGCATTGGGAGGAGCCGAAGGCCAAGTTAAGGCACATGTGCAGGGAAATATTAATGTGGGAAATGACAAGGAATCGCTGATTGCAGCGATCACACATTGTCTGCCTTATATAGGTTTTCCAAGGACACTCAATGCACTTGCTTGCATAAATGAAGTTATTCCGGAAAATGAAGAGCAATAA
- a CDS encoding TetR/AcrR family transcriptional regulator, which translates to MSKLKLDRRVQKSQDAIKNAFTQLMSEKNLDQITIQGISHRANVGRRTIYDHYMDKFDLLDKLIEEHINELRRICEAASDLSFAEGILLWFEYFEHHLPFFSAMLSSKGASVFRHHFLAFVIEELEGEVNITEGINQGLSKEILLNFFGAAIVEIVEAWLTNGITESTQVIAEQVGVLLDRNF; encoded by the coding sequence ATGTCCAAATTGAAATTGGATCGAAGAGTACAAAAATCTCAAGATGCGATCAAGAATGCATTCACTCAACTGATGTCTGAGAAAAATCTGGATCAAATTACGATTCAGGGCATTTCCCACCGGGCAAACGTCGGTCGTAGAACGATCTATGATCATTACATGGATAAATTTGATTTGCTCGACAAACTTATTGAAGAACACATTAACGAGCTACGCAGAATATGCGAAGCCGCATCTGACTTAAGTTTTGCAGAGGGAATTCTCCTCTGGTTTGAATACTTTGAACACCATCTTCCCTTCTTTTCAGCCATGTTATCAAGCAAGGGTGCCTCTGTATTTCGTCATCATTTTCTTGCATTTGTTATTGAAGAATTAGAGGGCGAAGTGAATATAACCGAAGGAATAAATCAGGGATTAAGCAAGGAGATCCTTCTTAATTTCTTTGGAGCGGCAATCGTGGAGATCGTCGAAGCGTGGCTTACCAATGGAATTACGGAGTCAACTCAGGTTATTGCAGAACAAGTAGGGGTTTTGTTGGATCGGAATTTCTAG